CCACTCACTCTCAAAAACCTACTAAATTGGTAAGATTTTGACAATATTCGTGAAAAAGTTGATATCCTATCTATCTCCTCTCCTCTATTTTCCATCAAATCCTACCCCACTTCCATTTATATTCTCTCCCACCAAATTCCACCccactaaaaattacatatatttcttttttccctttcctttcatTGCCAACCCCACCCACAATATGTGGGACTCACCCTCACAagtttttctctcattttttattcttcaaacAAACGGGGCCCAAAAGATTCAAATATTTTCACCACTAAATCTGCTTGGAATTTCATTCATCATGCTGCTCCCAATGTGAAATGGTACAAGGCAATCTGCTCCACTTATTGCAACATCCGTAAACACTCATTCATAGCTTGGTGATGCCTCAGGGATGCCCTACCAACAACAGATCAACTTCTTAAAAGGAATTTTAGCATCCGTCCTTTCTATTGCTTTCTGTTAGCAAACTGACTTGGGAAGAAGTGTTCAGTCCATGTTCATCTTCTCACAGCCTGGGCACCAACATTACTATGATTGCCATCTGGGTGCGAAGCACTTTGGAGGGTGTGGCAGCATAGATTACATCTTTAAGCTATCTTTTAGTGTCCCTATTTACTACATATGGAGATACAGGAATGCTAAGCAACAAAAAAAGACCAAGACCAAGACCAATTATTGTGAAGGAGATAAAAGCTAAAGTGATTGATAGATGTGCTCCATACTTCAAAGGAAAGAATTGTCCTCAAAACACTAGATTGATGGACAATTGGAGGGTTTCTATGGTTTCAATTCCTTAGTTTTTGTCTGGTATCTTGTCCGGTTGTTTAGCTCATGTTGGTGTCTATTGAGTCGGTGCTTTCTGTGCTTTTGATAACCCTTGTCCTATCCTTCTTTAGCTGCCTTGGCgtttagttttttatttgcCTTTCTCTATTTTGGGTTTGGAAACCCtattctgtatttttttttttcaataataaatATTACCTAATAAGAAAAACAATGAGGCCGATAAAGATATCCCAATGAATACAACTACGACGCGGGAAGAAAACCttcaccttcagcattgccatcaataaGGGCTGGCAATTGTTAACTTAAAAACCGAAATCTAGGTTTAGAGCTATCAACATTCACCCATTTGCATATATGGTAAAGAAAACCCAATAACCACCCATGTAGTCTCAATCGATAGATTATAATTTAGGCAAGAGAACATTATCCACTTGTGCGATCACTGCATCAATATACAAATCGATGGGAGATTGTGCAGATGCATCTTAAGAGCATGGGGGTTGTGCAGCGCAGTCTTTTTGCATCTACCCATGTTGATATAGACACACGCAATCCAgtaactttcttttttccttcataaTTTAAATATAGATCTAGATCTCAACTCTTGATATAAGACAAACCTAAAATATCCCCAAGAAATAAATATCTAAACTACATGTGGCCACAAAATCCACTTGATGAAGAACTTCCttaattatgaatttttttttttttggctaaagagaTCATTTGTATTGTATTAAANNNNNNNNNNNNNNNNNNNNaaaaaaaaaaaaaaaaaaaacaaagaaggaaataacAAAACTAGCTAATCAAATCAAATACACCAACACAAAGAAGACAATACCCCCACCTTTGGCAAGACCAACAGCAAGGGGGGAAACGCCTAACAAAAAACCAATCCCAAGAGAGATCATACACATCTTTAATATAGATCAGTTAAATTTCACACTTATAGATCAGTTGCTACTCTTGCGTACGCCATTAtgtacaatttttttctctGATGCTATATGATGGTTTATGTCTTGTTAGCAATCTCGTGTTGGTGCTCCTGTAAAAGTGGTTGAACATATATGGGCCTAGATTATACCAAGGGTCCCGGCTGTGGTAGAGGATTCAAGTCCCTCCTTCCGTTCTTGGCTTCGTCATTTAGTGGTAATGAGTGGCATTGTCAAGCTCACGAGCAGCAAGCACTTGGGTGGAGTAAAGCGGATCATAGAGCATCTGAGCAAACTAGATACTAAAGCTTATgaaaaaccgtttaaaccagtAGCAGCTTCAACACTTGAATTCATTTAGTCTTGAAGTACAGAAAAAATAGGTTCCTATAATCACTAGTGGAGTGCATAAGCTTCAGGAGGCATCAGAAAAAGGCCCCTGGTAGACAGAGTTCAGACCTGCAGTATCCTGATGACTGGTTTATGCTTATGGTCACTGCAAATAAGAAATTTCACTCACCACTAAAGGTTTTTTGTTGCATGGACCAGATTTTTGAACACACAAACATGAAAACTTGAGATTAAATATTGGCAGTGACATACATTTTCCAGAATTACAGTCTTTGCTAAAGGATCGTTTATATtaaaccaaaagaagaagaagaagaagaaagactaAGCCAAGCTAGAGTCTCCCAACTTCGGCATCGCCATCAGTAGGAGAGCCTAACTCAGCAAACACAAAGAAACATCAATATTAAGTAGACATACGAAATCTAGGACTCCGCTGTTTAATATGTCCTAAGCTAAAGCAAATGCATATTAACCTCTGGTTTGTAATGTAACTGTTTGGCTGAAATGCCACCCACTTTATACTGAGAATAAGCCTGACATACCGAAGTCCACTTCTATAGAAAGTAGATAACTCAATTGATCAGGTGATGAATATCAATGATTGCTTCAATTCCctacttttttctcttttccttttttgggtgaatgaaaatttattaagaaaagagagaaacatGTACAAACAGCCCAAAAGGGCAACAAGGATAGGAAGAACCAACaccaaataagagaaaataaaaactacttAGAGAAGCTGAATCTGAAGGCCCCAAGAAGATACAATGTGGCTCACAATCAGAATCTGAGGCATGCAAAAGGTTGACCCTAGTTTTGATCTTAAAATCAATAGCATTCCAAATATGATTTAAAGTGACAAAAGAAGATGCCCACCTACATATATTCCTTTCCCACCAGATGTTATACACAGAAGCACAAAAGAGCATTTTAATTAACAACCAGCCCACAGATTAATTgcttccttactttgatctcAAGGTAGAAAGGTTTGGACTCCACTTTCCACACTTCCCTTAGTTCCTTTATcctcttatttctatttttgtttgattaatgaaaagacAACAGTTTTGACTATTGAGCCAAAAACGCGTGATTTGTAATATAATGACAGCCTTTTCTGCAAAGTTTTTGTAAAGGTTCAAGTTGATTCTGTCTGTTGGACCTTGAGGAACATAAAAAACTTTCCTTCATTCTCATTAACTATAACTACTCTCATATCTTTTACAATTCATGAAATGCCTTAATAAGGGACATTCATGTATTATGAACAGACCATCTATATTACACAAGCCCTTCCACTCTAAAgttgaaaaccaaaaaaaaaaaaaaaaaattttagaaataacaGATGAGAGCTATAGTTTAAGCTCTAGGTCTATTTCCCTTTGATCATTTGAATCCAAATTCTGACTGCTTGACCCCATTGAATCGCGTCggtcttttcttctcttcttttgtaaTGAATCCTGCAAGACAAACCAAAGGAAACAAATTTCATAAGCATGCTTACAACAATAGTAAGGGAAGGAAATAAATAGAGCAAGGGTTCTCAGATCCACCTCTACATTTTGATTCATCAGGTGTCTAGTCTCAGTAGGGTGCATGGAGTATTGAGTCATCTCTGAGATACCATTGTTGTTCCCTCTGGGCATAAAGAGTTCCACAGATGATCAGAAAGATTGATTATTACATACTATGATAGAATTCAAAGAAGCTAAAATCCTCCATATGGCTccttaataattaaatataagcTAAAATTGAAGTACCTAGCTGTAACATTAGAGTACTGTGAATCACCATATCTGAAATCTCTAGCTTCCATCTCTCCCATACCCATCTGTTACCATGTAGAATTAACCATAATTTCTGATCAGATGGTGCTATAGGATGATGATGAAatacagaaataaataaaaaaggaaggaagaaacaTATAGACATGACCTATGAAGGCAAACAAGAAACTAGAACACATTATAGACATGACCTAACAGATTTCATGGAGAAATAtttatgtagatttttttttttccttttgcagtGAAGTCAAATCCAGACATACCACGAAGTTTTGGTGAAAAACTAAAGGGGCTGATGATGAAGAATAAggaaaagatgatgatgatgatggtgctGAGGTAAATGTGGTTCCCAACCTCACTTCCTCTTCCTGCATATAAGATAAAGAGAAAAACCACcataaaataagaaaactaataaaacatttgaggggaggaggggggggggggNNNNNNNNNNNNNNNNNNNNggggggggggaggaaggagggatttttttcttgagcaagaaggaaaacaaaCAGAAAATTAAGGGACCTGGTTGAGATGAGTGTGATAGGGATTGTGAAGAGAAGGAAGATAGTTGCAATTCATTTGATTGTGTAATCTGATCTTCTCTAATTGAGCAACACCAAGGCCTCTCTGAGGTTGCTTTGGTTTGTCTGAGTTGgtcttcttgtttttccttgAAGACCCACCAGCTCTTCCATTTCCTAAGCTTGGCTCTCCAAAGTAACTGCtacccatctcttcttctctaatgAAATTTGCACCGAAAGGAGAAAGCAACTACTCCTCTTTTCTGTAACGTGTGTCTGTCAGTGTGTGTGAATGGGAAGATCTCAAATGCCCCCTTTTAAGCTGTTTGCCCGGCCCGCAAAGTAATTACTGCATAGCTGGATCAGATTGTGAAGATTTATTGGCGCATATAGTTagatttttattctcttttctcccctatttttgGGGGTTCAACATGAGAAGTTATAAAGTATATAGGACATAGGATATAGGATATAAgatataaatttctatttcttccctTCTGCTTTGTGAATTTTGGGCttcaatttgaattttgaactgattgtctttttttcatttcattaagTACTAAGCAATGGAACACTAAGCtgtcaaacaaataaaagaatagaGTAGTAGCATATGGGAATACCTAAAGTACTTCTGGAGTAGAACATTAAGATGGTCTACCCACACGTTGTTGACTACAATCCTTGTGGCAGAAAAGCAAGAGGgatcaagattttatttttttttttatgaggggGGAGTTTTTGTACGGCCATGGTAATACTCACCCACGGTTGGGTTCGTTTTAATCCATGAACTTTATGGCTTAAAAATGCGATGTGATTATGGAATGGGTGCTAAAGGCTATCAATAAGTCCAATCTCTTTCCTCTAGGCGATGTGGAATTAAAGAGCATATCCCCCTCTATGCCTCTATTGTGTCTTACCCAATATTTGAGATTCAATGGATCTAAACTGTGTATTGGGTGTGACATGATTGCGCACCATGCAGAGTCATACTCAAAACATTTTGTCATAATTTAATCAACtttattgcaaaaaaaaaaaaaaaaaattgtataataACAAGACCAAAATCCTATAAGCCTCACCATGGACAATCCTATAAGTGCAAGAGGAAATCAGCACCCAATGCTATTGGCCTAAAGAACCAATGCACCATGGCACCATATCCCTAAAGCCCCTACTTCCCTACCCAGCCATTAAGAGATGGAAGGACAACACCCCTAAGAGTTAGGGGTCCAAATGGGTTGGATACTCCATTTCTTCGTGATATACAAATTCCTAAGGGATTTAGGAGCCTTAAGTATACAAATTCCTAAGGGATTTAGGACCCTTAAGAGGAACTCCATGGCATTTGATCTCCATGTCATCCTTTAAAGTTTTGAGTATCCAAAACCTATAGAGAGTCTCTGTGGAATCTCTTTCATTTAAATCGGAGATGCACAGATAAGGAATCGAACTTAGGGTCATGCAACTATTTACACAATCTttaattcgccctaaccatctgccTAGCCCACAAATGGGTTTTTATCTACCTAATTTACTTAGAAATGTAAACTAAAATGAGTTTTTTTCTCCTTGAACAAGAAATGAGTACAGATCGGAGACCAAATCAGATATCCGGATTTATAACTCCAAGAAATTTACTCGGCAAGCTTTCAGGGATTGTCATATGTAAACAGTAATGGAAACCCTCTGCCAGATATCCTATCCAAAACATAAAACTTCCAAATGTTacaaacaattttatttttataatcttAGCTCTAAGTTcatattttttgagcttcaaaatCTAATTTTAAAAGAGGTTAACTGTAGAGAGAGGAATCCTACtataaaaaatctagagagagaaatgagaataATTCGTGAGAAACTTGGCGATATTTTAGGTTACCATTACCATCTTAGTTGCCATCTTGGTTGCCGTGCACCAAATCAAATTGAGCTGTTTCACGCATGATTTGTGGGTCATAGTTTatatttggtttttttatttcttaaacaGACATGTGAGCCCCTCAGCCCAAGAAGTTACCATCAACTGCTCCATACTATCTATCTATTTTAGGGTTAGAaggccaagagaagaaaacaattacTCACAAGGACATCTATCCATGAatctttattaaaataaataaataaaataaaataaaataaaagaagaaatgtGGTACATTTGGGATATGGAATTTGTAGCTTGTAAAATAGGTTTGCTTATTTAAGGTCCATGACCACGTTGATCCACGTCAGTGTAGATTTGTAATGTGTAGAACTCGTACTTAAAAGATTTATAGAATTAAATTGACAGTTTTGGGCTGCCAACAATATTAAAAAAGATAATGGTTCTAATGCCTTCAAGATCTGGTACATTCTTTAGTAATCTTGTGTAGAAAATGAAAACCTAATACAGTGGGGAAAGGAGGATGAAAATTGCAAATAAATAATCGCACAATGTAAAAAGATATACGTGCTTAGAATATAGAGGGATGAGATATGCTTCACTAACAATAGAGAATATGGTCACTACAGTTCGTTCTCGCACTCCTCAtagattacaaaaaaaaaccctagttaCATATTTATAGGGAAATCATATACAGAGTAGCTAAACGAAATACCAATATCGTCCTAAAATAAACGTTCCTCTGCTACTAATTTTGTCAAGGACCCAGTAATGAAAATAAACTTACAAGGTAAGATGATTCCTCGAACCTACAATCTCTTAACAGTCATTTGGAATCAGCTCACAAATGCATATAACGGAATATAAAACATCATACCCTAACACTTTGATCCTTCAAACTTATGATCGAGACCCTTATTTGGTGGATCCCATAAAACCATATTATATAAGACCATCGatgtttaatttcttcttttttcaattaACTTCAAATATTAATccctgtcattttttttttttaatataaccTACACAACCTGACAAGATGCaccaaagtaaaaaaattatgaactcATTAATGGAAACAACCGgatattataaaataataaaacaactGAATATTATAAATTGAAGCattgaaaaaattaatatatgaaaCTCTCTACTCCctcctcactcctcactcctTTCCTTTGCCATTCGTGTGTCAAACCCGCAGCCATCTCTTGAATCAATGCCACTAATTTAAATTATCTCAAAGGTAGTCTATGATGATGAACAATCGTTTCTCCTTCTTTCTGCACTCTTTAACTTATAGATTGGATAGTACTGGATAATAGAGTGgtccattctttcttcttcttcttcttctttcttcttgtacttcttcttcttctaagtaGTAAATAGTATATGCACAAGTAGCAGAATCAAGTGGAGATATATTAAGTGGTGATATACTTAGCTGGCTAACATGGCCAGGTAGAATAGTTGATGGTGATGAACCCAAGAAAAGGTCACAGTCTGGTCACAATCAGATTCCCAATTTCAATGATATTAGTTAGCTTAGGTTATCAGGGTGGGTCCTCTCAAAGGATGGCcaaattttctgtttcttctgTTGAGTTTGCTAGCTAGCTGCAGGTAAAATTACAGATAATATTTGGCTTACTCAATAGCTAGCTGGATCTTTAGTTTAATTTTTAGAATGATCCATTTGTGATTATTTTATGAGTACTTTATATGTGGTCCTTCATGTATGAATTGCATCATCACAGTAAGAGCATCCTTGTGACAGATCAAGCCTAAATTACGGGTTTATGTGTATTTGTTGGCCTAAGACTTCTCTGGTGGACATCATTGGCTGAATGCATAAATGAGGATCATAGTAAACAGACAGTAACACCAAAGCAAATAACCTTCTAGATTTAGTTAAAAAGATAAACTACTTTATAGATTGATAATAATCATTAAACATCTCAACTGGGTATTataacccccaaaaaaaatcatataaaccCTACGGCCACAGATGCTTCATTCATGACTTGAAGTCCTCAAAACATGTGTTATTCTCCGGGGTGAAGGGGGGGGGGNNNNNNNNNNNNNNNNNNNNGGGGGGGGGGGGTTACGAGCTTGAAAACCAAGtttgaaaattaatgagatctGTATGGCCTTACAACTCTGGGCTTATTGTGATTGAGCTGAATGAAACAGAGAACCGACGGCAGATGGGGTTTTATAGGTCTTTGCAGCACCAATTCTTGATCCCTGGTTCCCAAGGTacaacattatttttttttttttttatgataggtAAAAAAGTTTATAATAGAAAGGGGGAacaaagaataaagaagaaagggTTACCATTCCCTCTATTAGATAGGCCTAAGGAAGGGACAACAACCCCTACAAAACCAGCGGAATAGACCCCCACATAGCAAAAGGAAACATGAAAGGAACAATTTTACACAGAAAGAAATGCTATAGAAGAGTCTAGCCCAATTGTGGGAGTGAAGATAGTACTGGGCTATTCTGATGCGACCATTGTGCCTCAAAAACCTTCTCGTGCCTGGATGGGTCCAGTTTCTAAAGATACCATGACCAGAGTCATCGTCATTATTGGTGAACTCTGACTTTTCCCTCCAGCAAATCTTTATGTGAACCATCAATATTATCAGCTAGATGGGCTACATTCAAGGGCATTCCCGAAGataaaaaattctaattattaaaaaaaaggggggggggtccTTCCACCCCATGGTTTCAGAAATTGGATTTGCATCAATGGATTCGATGAATCATTTGGAATCAATTTACTTGGAATAAGATAAATGTCTACAACCTATTTTGGAAACTATCATGAATACTATTTTATATtcgcattttggtcatttctctctctctctctctctttttagttAGCAAAATAGTAGAATTCAACTAAACTTGCTCTTTTATTTGTTAGTTGTAATATTATGTAAATATTATGCTTCCATGTTTAAATTTTGGCATATTAGATAGTCCTCATATAGTATTTATACCTCTCAATATAATGAAATATACACATATGAGTTTACATTctaaaatggtatcagagccaatatGTTACAATTAATACTTGCACTCTATGTCTCGAGAAGCTAAACTTCAAACCCCATCTGAATCCCTGAATCACCCTAACCCATTAGCACTACTAGCCCTGCTCACCCACCCTACTCACCAGCTTCACACACCAGCCCCTACAAACCCCCTGCTCCTCCATCCCCAACACCTACATTACATCAAAGCCACCTCTGACTCCTCCACCCACTATTGCTACACCTTACgaaaccccatttcctattgaaagaaaaaaaaggaaattgtcTCTTGCACATCTCTATTGAAAACGGTTACCCCTCTGGAGTTGCAACCTATCGACCTCTTGTCATTATATTCCCACAAGCCGATGTAATCTTTTCATTGCTTTGTGTCCATAATTACTGAGAGACCCATCGCGATTTGGGCATCATCTTACCTAGACCCTCAACTCTCCCATTCACCCATCACTCAGCTCATCCTGCAAGTTGCCTGAACTTCCTCTTTTGAGTCTCCTGCCAACGCAGTGCTATCCCCTTAACCCACACCAAACAGAATCCCCTGATCTCCCCATAGACCCACCCCTGATCCACCATCTTTATAGATGCAACCCTAGCCAATTAACCCCCACCCCATGTGCTTCACACACCTTAGCCTCCGCAAGCCTCCcgtcacttgaaccttccacaaCTTCACCCCTATGAGCACTCTACCCTCCGACCCTATGAGCACCCCGCCCCTATGAGTGCCTTGCCTCTGTGCACACCCCACCCCTACGAGTAACCGCAAGTTCCCATAAACTCTCTCCACAACTCACATACGCCCATCTGAGATCATTGTAGCCACCTACTCTATCAGACCTGCATCTAGGTCCCTGCACAATCTCCACAAACAACCCCTCCTTCGCTTTATTCTATCACCTAAAACTCCCTAAAAGTTATCTACAACCGAAACCCCCAAACCCATATGTAAAATTCCTATAAGCCCACCTGCACGCCCTTGCAAGAACATTTACAACATCTAGCTCCTAAACCCATCTATAATTAAAAACCCCTGAATCCATCTGCAACCATACCTGCAAACCCATCTACAAAGTTACTGGAACCACCCCCTATTGTGCGCAACCAAAACCCCATGAACCAATAACAATATTGTAATAGAAAAACTCCCTTACAAACTCCACTTCAACCCCATACGCAAACTCACACCCTCCGTTTATCTGTATCACTACTCGCAACttccctctctcccccccccccccccccccccaattctATGTTACCCAAGGCCAACCCTCCACAGCACACCCTTGTGCTTCCACTCCTAAAACCCATCTCCCCTGCAAATACCACCCAACCTATGTCACAATGTCATCTCTTGAACCCTACACCATCATTCTGAAGCTCTTCCCCTGTGTTCACCTGCAACCTGTGTACGCACTTTTAACCAAGCCCGACCACATACAAATGAAGCTAACTGTAAAGGAAAACAGATTATTTTTGGTCGGATGGAGAGTGGCGACTATAGGGGATgaggaaagcatgatttttggagtcgccatctaggattcaagGCCTAGAACCCcatggtggagcccaattccGATCGAGGGATCTAGCTCAAGTAGGGGGTTAAATTCCTGTGAAAGGACGGAACccccgaatttgacttcatattttggtatGTTTCAGAGGTAGGGGTTcatgtcaggttacgagtgtgggaaggtgttaggcacccacctcaccCGGAATTTTCAgtctttctactagatgcttggatttcaaatattctcccccaagaattttaacagcctaagcCAAGATGGAAGCTTCATCACATGAGATTATATAACCCATGTATATAATTGCATGAAATGATTACAAAAAACTATTAAAACATTACATGGAATAATACATAATCTATAttaaaatcacataaaatgataagttACATAAAATGACAGAAAATGTAACCAACTTATCTACATAAATATGCGATGCCTCTtgaaatgatgattatgattgttATTTTATATGAGGAACACATATAATAACACATGAGATGCTGAAGTAGACTATCATTTAATGTACAAATGCATAAgttaatacatgaaatgataaataAAGTCGTTATTTTATGTGGTGAACACATAATAATGATTGCGGAGATGAGGTATGTATcatgcaaataaataaaatcacgatataatatttacatgaaACAACCAATAGCAATAATAAAATTTCTGGTAATTCTATCCGACTCAAGGGCAAAGATTTGACGTTCTTCtcactttcttggagaaataaaAACTTTCGGCACTTGGGCAAGAAATCTGAAAGGATTACCGTGTTATGGTATAGAAATGGGTTTTGGCTTTGGGAATCTGGGCAGCGCTTCCGcactatattcctagaataggAACCAACTGTGGGAACACGGGTAGGGCTTCAACGCTATATTCCTAGAACATGAATCAGTTGTGGGATACGGGTAGCGCTTCCACGCTATATTCCTAAAATAGGAATTAATTGTGGGAATTTGGGCAGTGCTTCCGCGTTATGTTCCTAGAACAAGAATCAGCTAAGGGAAGATGGGCAGGGCTTTCGTGCTATAAAATATCGAAATCAACTACAAAAATTTAATCAAGGGTTCTGCACGAACCTAAAATGGATGATGCGGTCTTCGAGACTTAGGGCAATAGGGCTTCCGTGCTAGGGTGTCGAATTCAACGAGCTTTTAATGATTGGCTTTGAAATTCCATAGACTTGcatttttatctctctctctctctctctctctctctctctctctctctttctctcgctctctctcttttgtaggGTCTCTAGAACAGGGATATCTCTCTCaggattttttttggatttttctgccTCTTTTCTCGGTGACCAAGGGTGACCTATTTATAGTTATAATCAGACATCCGTAAAGAATTCTTACAGGGAGATGGTAAGCCTTACCATCGCCATGGAAGCAATTCTTAAGGGTTAAGTATCCGTGGAAGGCCTTAAAAggagatggtaaggcttaccATCTCCTTTTAAGCCTTAAAAGCTTACCATCTTCGTGGAAGCTTTTCTTAACCCTTAAGTATCCGTGGAAGGTAATAAGGTGGGCAGTTGTAGTTGTACTTGATGCTTATCAACTGAGGGGAAGGCAGGTAGGTTTGCTTTGGTTTGATTCGAGTTGGTCTGAATTGGTTCAAGTTTGATCTAGTTCAAgtttattctggtttaactggttcaaagtttTGGTAGGCAATACAGCACATCTGCGTATCCGTTTTTtccatacaagatatcaatgggacCTTATTTTCGAATACTTTCCGATGATACGGGAATCGA
This genomic stretch from Macadamia integrifolia cultivar HAES 741 chromosome 2, SCU_Mint_v3, whole genome shotgun sequence harbors:
- the LOC122089311 gene encoding protein SPEAR3-like — encoded protein: MGSSYFGEPSLGNGRAGGSSRKNKKTNSDKPKQPQRGLGVAQLEKIRLHNQMNCNYLPSLHNPYHTHLNQEEEVRLGTTFTSAPSSSSSFPYSSSSAPLVFHQNFVMGMGEMEARDFRYGDSQYSNVTARGNNNGISEMTQYSMHPTETRHLMNQNVEDSLQKKRRKDRRDSMGSSSQNLDSNDQREIDLELKL